Genomic segment of Peribacillus frigoritolerans:
AAGGCCCAAGAAGAGTGAGTAACTCTCCTTGTTTCACCTCCAAATCAATGCCATTCAGGACAACATTCGCTCCAAATTGTTTAAACGCGCCTTTTATCTCTACATCATTTTTATTTGATCCAAACCCCTGAACTGACTCCAGGTGCTGCCTATTAATTTCCACATCTTTTTTTAATACTTCCATGTGATCAACACGCTCCTTTTATTTGAGTTTTTTCCCTAATTCAGGAGTAACCTCTTTCGCCCATTTGTCTGACACCTCGGCACGGATCTCGGCAAACTTGGCGAAATCAGGTTTAAATGTTTTATCACTTGCTTTAAGGCCGATTGACTCTTCATATTTCTCTGGGATTTTCATGCCTTCCACCGTCGGATAAAATCCTTTTTCGGAAATTAATGCTTGAGCTTCTTCACTGATTACATAGTTGATGAATTCAAGGGCTTCTTTGCTATTTGGCGTATTTTTCACTAGACCAGCGCTGAAAGCTTGAAGCGGCACACCTTCTTTAGGCACGGCCATCTTAATCGGAATACCTGAAACGGCTAGTTCACCTATGGAATAACTTCCCATGACCGTTACGTCAGCAGCTCCTTGCTGGATCGCTGGCATCATTTGCGTTGAGTTTTTATAAAATGTATTGGAATACGCTGCAAGATCTTTAGCCTTTTCTAGACCTGGCTCCATGTCTTCTGTACTGCCGCCGTTTGAAATCGCCAGACCATTAAGGGTATTGAAGCCCCAATCATTCGTAATATCTGAAAATGCCGTTTTACCCTCGTACTCAGGAGAGACAAGATCATTCCATGATTCAATTGATTTTAACCCTTTCTTTTTAAAGGTTTCCGTATTATAAGCTGGTGCAATGACTAAACCGAATGCTGGCGCGGCCGCCTTTTCAACCGGAATGAAACGTGAATCCACCAATTTCATATTGGGAACATTGGACTCATCAATTGGAACGATCAGTTCCTTCTCCTTAGCGCGAATTACATCAACCGGTACAAAAAGGGCAACATCTATTTGCGGAGCGTTTTTCTGTAATTCCACTTTGGATAAGATTTCACCTGATAAACCGGAAATATAATTGACAGTGATTCCCGTTTCTTCTTTGAACTTTGGTGCAATCACATCTCGGATGGCACTTTCAATGACACCGCCATTACCTGCTATTGTTATTTTCTTCTCTCCTTTTTCCCCTGTACTTGTTTGTACGGATTCCCCCGGCTTTTGCGGAGTGGGATTACCACACCCCGCAAGAGCGATCAATACTATTATCGATAAAATACACATCAGTTTTTTCATAGTCATTGCCTCCCGTTTTTCATTGATTTTCAATCATTCCTTGTTCGGTAAAATAATTCATGGCCCCTGAATGGAAATCCAGTGGAACTTGTTTGGTTGCTTCCTCTATTGAAATATCAGAAGCCGCCGGATGTGTATGCTGCAGTTCAGGGAGATGTTCATATAATGTTTTCACAAGATTGTATGCATGAGGGTCAGACATTTCCTTGTAGGTTACCAAGACATTTTTAATTGAAATCGTTTGGACATTTTTTTTCATTCCCCTGTATGTATCTCTGGGAATTTCATCATTAGTATAAACTTCATATTGTTTCTGAAGACGTTCAATGATGTCTCCCGGTATTGGAATGAAAGATAGTTCCATCTGCCTGGATATGAAAGCGATTTCATTATTCGGAATTCCCGAAGAAAAGAAAGCTGCATCAATGGTACCATTTCTTAATGCTTCTGCAGATTGAGAAAAAGAAAGATAGGATAAATTCAATTGATCAGTCGGTAAATCAGATTCTAACAGTATCCGCTCTGCAATAAGCCTTGTACCGCTTCCTGCCGTTCCCACACTAATGCGTTTACCAACTAAATCATCTAAGGAATCCAAATCATTTTGTTTAGTTGTAACAATTTGAACATAATTGGAATATAGGGCCGTTAAAGCTCTTAACTTGGATTTATCCGTCTCAGGCAAATCCAGTACATCCACTGTGGTAAAACCAATTTCTGCCCGATGGAGGCTAACCAATTCAGTATTTTCGATGGAAGCATCGGTTACCTGGGTTCCTGACACAGCTCCATTATATTTTTCATACATATTTGATAATCTTTGTCCTAATGAAAAATAAACACCTGTCATATCACCGGTTCCAATGATTAGCATCCTATTATTTAAATCCTGTCCTTCAGAGGTTAGTTGACTCTGAATCAAGGTAGAAGCAGGTTTAGATATTTCCTGCTGCTCATTCATAAAAGAACATCCTGTCATGAAACAAAATAACAAAGCGACTTTTATAAAGAGTGCTCCATTCTTCATCGTGGCCCTCCTTTCTTAATGAATTTAGATGCAAATATCATGCCAAGTCGATTTTCTGCTTTAATACGCAAATCCTGCCGATTTCTTGGATGTTATCCAAGTATAAATCGGCAATTTTTTCCGGTTACCCAGAAAAAATTGCCGGTTAACACAATAATCCTGTTATTCTCCATTTGAAATGAGCTTGATTTTATCACGAAGGCTTCTTTCAGAAATTTTTAAGATTTGAGCTGTTTTTTGCCGATGGTTTTTACAGTATTGAAGAGTGGCCGTTATGACCTTTTCTTCTATCTCTTTCATGGAAATGCCGATGGGAATCCTGAAACTGGTAAAATCGTCGTCATTGCCATCCGGCTGGAGAATGAACTTTTGTTCTTGTACATATTGCGGCAAGTCGGTTTCTTCCATTCTTTTCGAGTTTGATAGGGCAATAGCATATTCTATAATGTTACCAAGCTCACGGACATTCCCAGGGTAATGATAATCCAGTAAAATCCGACGTGCGGTTGCCGAGAACATCTTTTCTTCACGATTCATATCCTTAGCGTGTTTTTTTATAAAATAATCCATAAGGATCGGTAAATCTTCTTTTCTATCTCTTAAAGGCGGCATCAAGATGGGAATGACATTTAGCCTGAAAAACAAATCCTCCCTAAATTCCCCTTCCATCACCATTTGTTCCAGGTTTTTATTGGCTGCACTTATAATACGGACGTCCAATGAGATTTTTGTATTGGATCCCAGAGGCGTCACTTCCCGTTCCTGCAATACCCTTAATAATTTGGCTTGAAGTGGAAGGGGCATTTCACTAATCTCATCCAGAAAAAGGATGCCTCCATTAGCAGCAACGAATTTCCCTTCCTTCCTCTGAGTTGCACCGGAAAATGCTCCCTTCTCGTAACCGAACAATTCAGATTCCAGCAGCATCTCAGGAATTGCTGCACAATTGACAATCTGAATGGGATTGTTTTTCCTTCTTCCCAGCGTATGGATGTTTCGGGCTACAAGCTCCTTTCCAGTACCACTCTCACCCGTGATAAGAACACTGGAATCAATATCTTTCACTCTTTCGATCATTGAGAAAATACGCTGCATCGCCTTGCTGTTACCAAGGAAGTTACCAAATCCCTTTTGAATCTCTAATTCTTCATGTAATGTCTCCAATTGATTGGACATCTGTTTGAATTCGGCTGCCCTCATCAAGAGCAAAGAAAGCTCTTCTATATTAATTGGCTTTTCAATATAGTAGTAGGCGCCTTTTTTTATGGCCTCGATGGAAGTTTCAATGGAAGAATAGGCAGTCATCATGATGACTGTCACGTTAGGTGATATTTGTTTGATTTTCTGTAGGACATCAAGTCCACTTTTATTCCCTATTCTCAAATCAAGTAATACAATATCAAAGTGCTGATTCTCGATCTTCCGAAGACCCTCATCGGGGTCAGTAGTTGTTACGACTTGATAGGAATCTTCCAATGCAAAGCTAAGAGCGGTGCAAATAGCAGGTTCATCATCAATCACCAATACATGCATTTTCATATTACTCCTCCTCTTTCCAGGCTTCTATTCGATATATAAAGGTAGTAAAATGGTGAATTTCGTTCCTGAATTAGGATAACTTTTCACATGGATATCTCCGTAATTCTCTTTAATTAGCCTATACGATAACGTAAGTCCCAAACCGACTCCCTTTTCTTTATTTGTGAAAAAAGGTTCGAAAATATGGTTCAGTTCCTCCTGTTTCATCCCTTTTCCTGTATCGGATATGGTAATCCGCCCTGTCTTTTCGTTCTCTTTATCAATGGTGATATTAATGGTCTTTTCCTTTGTTTCTTCAACGGCATGAATCGAATTCAACACCAAGTTAAGAAGTACTTGTTGAATTTGTTGTAAATCTATATAAAAAATAAGGTCCTCCTCAATCGTTTGCTCGAAATTTATTTGGTTTTTTTCCATTGTCACCTTATGAAAAGCAAGTAATGATATAAGTTCATGAGCGTGGCAATTAGTAATATTGGGCGGACGCGGACGTGCATATTCAATTAAATCGGTAACAATTGCATTCAAACGATTAACTTCAGTAGGCAAGTGTTCCATTAGAACTTGTCGGAATTGAGGATTATCATATTTACTCGGAAGTAAATCAATGAATGTTTTTATCGATGTCAAAGGATTCCTTATTTCATGTGCGACACCTGCAACTAGTTGACCAAGAGCGTGCAGCTTTTCTTGTGTGACCAATTTTTTCTCCAATGTTTTCTTTTCCGTCTCATCACTCATGGAAAGCAAGTATCCGGTTTGCATATCTTCTGAATTGAACATCTTATGCATCGAATATGAAATCATCTTCTGTTCATTTCCCTCATTAAGTACCAAGATCCGAAAAGAACCCGTACGATTATTCTCATTTTGTTCTTGATGTAAAGCTTCGAAATTCTTCATTAATTGCGAATGATTCATAAAATTCAGAATCATTTCCTTGGAAATGTTGAGAATGTCCGATGCCTTTGCATTGCAGCTGGTAATCATGAAATCGAGATCGAATGTAATGATTCCATTATTGATATTGTTTAAGATTTGATCTTTGAATGCTTCAGCGTTAGCGATGTTTTGCCGTTGTTTCTCTAAATCCTTATTTAATAAATGTAATTTTAACGTCTGGTTATGAACGGATTTTTTTAGCTTTTGATTCCATATGTAAATGATTAAAAGGATAAGGGCTACCGCAGTTAAGCTGATAATCAACCAGAATATGAATTGCTCCAGCCTGGCAATTTTTTGATTGGATTGTGGCATGACCCATTTATCGATTATCCCATTGATATTTCGGTTTGCTTTAAGTTCTGTGAGTGTATTGTCCATCATGAAAAGAAGCGATTGATTCCCTTTTTTTACTGCAATCGTATAATCCGCGGGTTCAATGACTTCATCGAGAATGATGTAATTCTTTTCTTGGCGGAATTTTTTCAAATAGAAAGCTGCAGTCCATTTGTTTCCGATGAATACATCTGCACGGTTGTTCAATAATGTTAAAATACCCGAGTATTGATTCGAAACGGTCGTTAAATTTGTATTCCTCATATTGAGAAATGTACTGATTACTGGAGTGTTATGGTCAAGGACAACATGTGAATCACGTAAATCAGTTAACGTATGAATATCCTGTTTCCTATTACTGGGAATGATTATTGATTGGGACATTGTAAAATAGGATTGAGTGAAATCAAGTTGGTTATCTTTTTCGGTATTATAGGTACTTCCAACAATTGCATCGATTGTTCCGTTACTTAAGGCTTTTTCGGCATCTTCCATCCTCATCGGAATATATTTGAAATCTACACCATTATAATTTGCTATTTCCTCCATTAAATCAATATTGATGCCTGTCAGCTCACCAGCTTCATTTTCATATGAAAATGGTGGAAGAGCACTTTCTCCAGCAATTATAAAAGTCTTTTGGTCAGCAAAAACAGCGGGAGACCAAAGCGATTGAACAAAAACTATCAAGCAAAATATACTTAGTTTAAACAGCTGCTTTTTAATTAAAAGCCCTCCTTCTGTGTCAAAATCCTTGCAGTCAGTAATCCTCGGCTAAAAACATCATGATTATATACTTCTCCAATTAAGACTTGAACCCTTTAAAATGGAAAGAATTCTTGACACAATCTAACAATTATCTACAAAAAGGTATGTGATTCTGTCTTACCAAATAAATATAACCCCAGCAACCTGTGATGGGTTTTAAGATTAGAAATAGGTTTCTTATTTTAAATAGTAAGAAGATCCAGTTTGTTTTTTTAATAAATCCAGTTGATTTCATAAATTCGCCTCCTTTCCACTACCTGTCTGCTGAACCTCCTCGACGCATTCGTCTGTGGGGTCTCAGCTAGCCAGTTGAGCAGGGATGTCGCATATTTCTTCAATCTAATGAGGGTTTCATTCTAAAAACATTAAGGATAAACAAGTCTTTCTATAAAATCATGGTTTGTTTTCAGACCTTACGGAACATACAGATACATTGGCCAAATTTATGTTAAAGTATTTTCAATTTCAATGCTTTTTAACATTTGCCGTAACGCTCCAAGATGATGAGCCGAGTGGGCAATGGTCGCATTGACATTTGTCGGCCATTTTCCTATATAGAAATTTCAAAAAAAGCCCAATTTCTCAGTATTAAAATTGAGAAATTGGGCTTTTTGTTACTCGATAAAAGCACCCTATAATGGAATAACACTTTATTTTTATTAGGTAGTTTTGTTGAAGATCATTACTTTTTTTCTTATCGAATATACTAATCCTTTAATCCCTTTCCATTGAGAATATTCTGCATGCATTTTTCAACTCTTGACTCTCGAGTTTTGGATTGTTTTGGTTGAGAAAAATGAAGAATGTATGCTCTTTGCCGTCCCGGGGTCAATGCTTCAAATGCAGTTTTCAAGGCAGGGATTTCATCGAATTTGTTTTGAAGCTCTTCAGGAATTATGAATTCTGTCTTTTTAAAATTCACTTCCAAACCGGCTTTTTCAACTTCAATGGCTTCATGAATATAGGCTTTCAGAATGGATTCCGTTGCAACTATTTCTTGAAGATTGGTGAACCGAATCTGGCGCGCCCCCTGTACATTCTCCGTTTGTTGGATTAGAATCCCATGGGTATCCTTTAACAAGGCACCTTTGTGAAACAGAAGCGCACAATATTCTTTAAATCCATGTATTAAAACGATGTTTTTTTTCTCAAACGTAAAACAAGGATGCATCCACTTAAATTCTTCGGTCAGCTCACAGTCAAGAACGATATTTCTCAGCGTCTCATATTCTTCCTTCCACTTTGTAGCTTTACTTAAAAATTCATCAACCTTAGGATTCATACTATTTGTCATCACGGAACACTCCTCTTTCCGAGCAGTTTGCTTTTCTTATACGTTAGCTAAAAACTAAAAAACTTACATTTCCTCTAACAATTTATTAAGATCTTCGCCCATTTTCGCCCAACCATATTTCGCACCATTGAACGCTTGATCTTCTTTTTCAAATCCTGATTGTTCAAGATGTAAATAGGTTGTTCCATCCTCGTGCTTTAATGTCCATGTGACTGTAGTATTTATCCCGCCACCTACCCAAGTGTAAGATAACCTATAAGGCTCCTCAACTTCAAGAACTTCGGAATCGATAACTAAATTCCACTGTTCATTCCGGAACTGAAATTTATGTCCGAGGACAGGTTTAATATCATTAGCCATTACCCACTTCGCAAGAGTATTTGCATCCGTTAAGGAGTACCATACCTTCTCGATTGGGCTCTTAAAATTAAATTCTTGTGATACTGTTAAATTCATCTTTTGTTCCTCCTCTAATATTTGGTTTAAAAGTAGCATTCTTTCACTCCAGAATTTCCTGTAAAACGATACCCAATCCTCAATTTCCCTCAACGGGGCAGCATTCAGCCGATAACGCGTTTCCCTGCCGACCTTTCTGCTGATTACGAGACGAGCCTCTTTAAGGATTGCCAAATGCTTCGAAACCGCAGTTCGACCCATTTCAAAATGAACGGTCAACTCATTGAGTGGCAATTCTTCCACGTCCGCCAACAAACGTAGCAATTTACGTCTTGTTGGGTCAGCGATGGCCACATAAATATCACGCTCTTGATTTTGATTTTGCTCGTTCAAAATCACCCCCCCTTTATTGGACACCAATTAGTGTCTTTTATTATATGACACCAATTGGTGTCCTGTCAATTTTATTATTGACATCAAGGTATTTGTTTTATTCGCCTATCATCAAGTATATTGGTTCCTTCTTTAATAGTTGTTGAATCGAATAGGCTTCAAACTTATTAAATCCTTTTACAACTAAATTTCCCTGTTTGATAAACTACATTTCTTCACAAACTATCGCTTTTACATAAATGACCAGCTAATAGCCGCTTTGTTGCAAAAGATCACAAACGAAAACGGGCATCCTAAAAAATTTCGTAATCTTGGAATTGAGCAGCGATATATCCTCATTGATAAGCAAAGTGGAAAGAATTTAACCGGTCCTCAATATCAGGCAATGCTCTTAATCATTTGCGGAGGCGGAGATTTATTATTACTTGATTCACTAGCATAGGATAGAGATTATGCTGGTATCAATCGAGAATGGAAGTATATTACCCGAGATCCGAACGCAGATATTGTGGTACTAGAAAAAGAGACACTTTTGATAGGAAGAAATCCAGAGGGTGGGTGATAGCGGCAAATTAATGGAGGACCAAATTTTAACTCTGCTTTTATATGTTGCTGAGTAGGAACGTATAAAAATTAGCAACGACAGGCTTAAGGAATTGAAGTGGCAAAAGTAAAGACGTGAGATTGGGAAGACGTAAGTCTGAAATTAATAGACTTCATTCAAAAGGAATCAACGATCAGATTTTACAAACCCACAAATAAAAAGATCCAAGATTTTGCATCATATATAATAGTGAAAAAAATGAAGGATAATCAAGTTGTTTTAAAAATGAGGTAAAAATCCCCCTCGATAAAATCATGAGAGGGGTTGGGGATGAGTCCACTCCATTAGGTCGAGAAACTCACTGAAAAGCACCTGTTTTTTTTCATTTAAAAAACATTCAAGTTAATTGGAGAAGGTATACGAGACTCCTGTGGGGAGAGCGCGTACAGGGAGACCCTTTACGCGCAGGCGGAGTGCCCTCGGAAAGCGAGTGCCATACGTTCCAATCATTTTACAAACCCTCAATATGTTTCAAGGCTTTTTATCATTTGCCGTAACGCTCCAAGATGATAAGCCGAGTGGGCAATGGTCGCATTTACATTTGTAAGCCATTTTCCTAAATCGATTGTATCGATTTCTGCGAAAAGAGATACATATTCTTTATGTAATTCCTCTCTGATTTCAGCCCATTTCACCTCATCAACAGTAGCAATGGTCCAGCTTGCTTCCCAATCTTTTTCAAAGTCTGTGCCACTGATCATTGTTCGGATCACCCATAAATAATACCGTATGTGGTCTGAGTGAGCCGCAATTGTCGATCCGTTTATGAAATGTGAAGCATCTTCTGCGGTTAAATCATCAAGAGTACCAAAAATCCCTGTATTCGGTTTTGATTCAGTATAATAGCTCCCTTCATTTCCCGGTCCTTCAAACGTTTCTTTCAAAAGCATTTTTATGGAACTTGCCAACGTCTCGCTCATCTCAAATCCCCCCAATTAATTTAATCGACTTCATTACTTTATAATACAATAAGACAAACCATTAATCCTTTTTATTTTGTTAAATTAATCCAAAAATATCGCAAGTTTAAAGAATTACTCACTAAACTGGCATAAGGTAAGGGCTTCCTTTAACAGTTAACAACCTTATATGGTATTGACGCTGCTCTTAACATTGTAAATAAAATAAAAACACCTTAAAAAGGCCATTCCTTAAATAAACAGGAACGGCCTTCAGTTTGTAGACAAAAGGAGTTCGGAATTAAAAATTCAAAGAGAAGTCAATGGCAGCCTCAATTATACGAACCAAATGGTTCGCTGGCACCAGTCGATCTAAAGTAATCATTTCCTGTTGACTCGCTGAATAGAATCATGATTAGAAAGTATCCTCATCACCTCAAGTTTTTTGTAATTCTATTTTAAAACAATGAAGAATATAGGCAAATGGGTTCTATCTTAAAGGTAAAACAAAGTTGATTGGAGCGGGTGTGCGAGACTCCTGCGGGAGAAGCGAGTCCAGGGGAGACCCCGCAGGCGCAAGAGCGCCGAGGAGGCTCCCGGACCGCCCGCGGAAAGCGAGTGCCTGGAGAGGATATCAACGTTCAAATTGTACAAACCGTAAAAAAACTGTAGACAAACTCGATTTTTATCTAGTTTGTCTACAGTTTGAAGGCCATTCCTTAAATAAACAGGAACGGCCTTAATTATTTATTTAAAAAGTTTGAAAAGTATAGAATGCTAAAACTAAAGTTTTAGTAGCTTTTCAAACGCTCTTCCAGGGACACAATTCTAAACTTTAACTCTTGATTCGAGTCTAAGCCCCCTATTACAATTTGATTATCTTCCGTAATGGTGACATATCTGAAGGTTTCTTCTCCGTGAATCTTGATTTTTGTCTCCAATGTCGTTTCCATTTTTGCAAAAACTTGATCTGTGTATGTAAGCGGAAGAAGATCATCTAAACCTTCTTCGGGGCTGCCGAGCCACTTAAACATGAAATCTTTCAATGAATATTGTTCAATCATCGATAAATGATCTTTAAAAATTAATTTGTCAATTGTTATCTCTTTCAACTTAACCACTCCTCAATAGTATCTAAAGTTTATATGGATAAACTCCTAACATCAAGGGCATTACAATGACAAACCATTACATTTTGATTACTTGCTTACTAAATAAACCCTTCCCTTCCGTAAAATGGAGTTCTCTAACCTTGAAAACAGATTTTAGGTTTTATTTTTTCTTAAGAATACCCTTGGATTAACATGAGAGGGATTATTTTCTGTGATTTGCACGTTTTGGTATAGATGATTATCCATGAACCGAGGATGTTCATTTCAGTCAAAACAGCCCCATTTACATAGGAAAATGGAGGCTGTTTTTCTTATATGGATGTAAAACAACTTTCTGTTAAATGATAGTCCCTTAAATTACACATTATAATTCTTTTTTTCCTTTAACACCATTTATTGAATAGCTGATTTTGATGTCGGCATTTAATGAGTGATATACTGAACAGTACGTATTTTTGGATAATTGAATCGCACGGACCACTTTATCTTCAGGCAGATCACCCTCCAAAAAATAGTGAATATGAAAATCGGTAAACCGTTTAGGGTGATTTTCAGATCGTGCCCCTTCTATTTCTATTTGAAAAGCCTTTGTTTCAAATCGCATTTTTTTTAATATCATTACAATATCAATACCTGTGCACCCAGCAAGAGAATGTAAAAGTAACTCCGTGGGTCTGGCTCCGCTATTTTTTCCTCCTACTTCTTCGGCAGCATCCATCTTAATTTCATGTCCCGACGGAGTTGTGCCAGAAAAGGCCATTTCCCCTGTCCATGTAATCATTGTCTTCATATATTTCAATTCCTCCCTTTCTTGATGTTTTGTTCTAAAAATAGTCCGTATTTCTATTTAATGTAAATGCAGATCATTTAAGTATTAAAAAAATATTTCCGCAATGGGGTCAGAACGCAAATATACAGTGCACTTAACTTCTGGATTTTTTTGATGACTTTCCATAGCTTATATTCTTCCCACAAGTCCTGCTTAGTTAGTCATACTGTAAAATTTGAACGTTGATTACCTCTTCAGGCTTTAAAACATGATCTCAGAAATCCGCTCCCTTTCCACTGACTGTATGCCATGCCACTTCAAAGTAAGCGTCTGTGGGTCTCGGCTAGCCTGTTTTATTCGGCAGGAGTGTCGCAAATTTCTTAAATCTATTCAGGGTTTCATGCATATAAAGAAGTAAAAAAACCAGAAGGATATTAAGTTTACCTTTAGAAACATGGTTGTGAGAGCATTCCGAACCTCCTTTTGTCGACAAAATGGTTTCTATCTAAATTTTAATCTTAGCCCTATATATCCATCTACCATGAAGTTTTATAGTTTCCTTCTCCATTCAAAGGAGTTTTATAACTATTATTTTCCCTATCTTGCCAAATGATATTGCCATTTTCATCTTTCAGGACGAACTTGAATTCATAAAATCGATCTGCAGCTAAACGAAATGTTCCACTCCAGCTGCCTTCTGTGCTTTGAGTAAGTTTATATTCATAATCCTCAGGATTCCACCTGCCGATTTCCCCTCTATCCCCAATTAAGTAAACTCCCTGTGTGGCAGGTACATTTTCAACTGTGAATGTAACTGGAATCGACTTGCCTTCCAATTTATCAGCCATCATCTTGAATTCATTTGTTGGATTTCCTTCATCGTCGAATAAATAAGACATCCTTAGCAAGGTAAATCCCTCAAAACCATGGTTAAAAACCATTTCTGCTATATTGTCAAAGCCCGCTTCATTGTTGATCAGCGGGAGTGCATTTTCCCCGTTTAATGAAATTCCTTTTTCATTAGCCAAAGAGGCAATATGGGTCACCAACGTCTTAGGAGCGCTATAGGATGGGGCAGTATGTGCGTCTTGATCTCCCATTTCCAAACAGGTGAATGTGAGGGCCATATTCGATTTCTTAAATTGATTCAGTAATTGGGAGTAGTTATAATACCCGGCACTATACTCTGCAGAATGCGGCAGTACTGGATCATTCATTTTCCAATGGACTCCTGAGATTTTAGCTCCAATTGGAACGCCAAAGACTTCATCGAAATGTTTATGGGCAAATTTAGAGATTTTTGCAAGATGCTTTTCGAGTGCTCCTTGATACCACTGCATAAAGTCGTATCCAAATTGAGTGTCGATTGCTCCGCCCCTGGTGAAAAATTCATCCCCATTTCCTGGCGGCTGAATCTCATTCCAGTTTTTATACGTTTTGCCCCAAGCAGCATTTAATTTTTTTATCGTTGAATATTTTTCTCTCATGGTAAGTCTGAAATCACGTTTCGCTCCTTCTGTATAAGCTTGGAGCTGTCCTCTTTCAGGATAATCCCAGCCATCAGCATTTTGATAGGAGGGATATCTTAGTTCCCCAGCTGGTCCTGCACTTAAATATATTTTAGCTATTAAATCCTTCTTATCAGCAAAGTTCTTTGCAAAGGATTTATACAATTCGTTGTATTGATCGGCTGTACCTTCCCACCAAGGAGCAA
This window contains:
- a CDS encoding ABC transporter substrate-binding protein; its protein translation is MKKLMCILSIIVLIALAGCGNPTPQKPGESVQTSTGEKGEKKITIAGNGGVIESAIRDVIAPKFKEETGITVNYISGLSGEILSKVELQKNAPQIDVALFVPVDVIRAKEKELIVPIDESNVPNMKLVDSRFIPVEKAAAPAFGLVIAPAYNTETFKKKGLKSIESWNDLVSPEYEGKTAFSDITNDWGFNTLNGLAISNGGSTEDMEPGLEKAKDLAAYSNTFYKNSTQMMPAIQQGAADVTVMGSYSIGELAVSGIPIKMAVPKEGVPLQAFSAGLVKNTPNSKEALEFINYVISEEAQALISEKGFYPTVEGMKIPEKYEESIGLKASDKTFKPDFAKFAEIRAEVSDKWAKEVTPELGKKLK
- a CDS encoding TAXI family TRAP transporter solute-binding subunit — protein: MKNGALFIKVALLFCFMTGCSFMNEQQEISKPASTLIQSQLTSEGQDLNNRMLIIGTGDMTGVYFSLGQRLSNMYEKYNGAVSGTQVTDASIENTELVSLHRAEIGFTTVDVLDLPETDKSKLRALTALYSNYVQIVTTKQNDLDSLDDLVGKRISVGTAGSGTRLIAERILLESDLPTDQLNLSYLSFSQSAEALRNGTIDAAFFSSGIPNNEIAFISRQMELSFIPIPGDIIERLQKQYEVYTNDEIPRDTYRGMKKNVQTISIKNVLVTYKEMSDPHAYNLVKTLYEHLPELQHTHPAASDISIEEATKQVPLDFHSGAMNYFTEQGMIENQ
- a CDS encoding sigma-54-dependent transcriptional regulator gives rise to the protein MKMHVLVIDDEPAICTALSFALEDSYQVVTTTDPDEGLRKIENQHFDIVLLDLRIGNKSGLDVLQKIKQISPNVTVIMMTAYSSIETSIEAIKKGAYYYIEKPINIEELSLLLMRAAEFKQMSNQLETLHEELEIQKGFGNFLGNSKAMQRIFSMIERVKDIDSSVLITGESGTGKELVARNIHTLGRRKNNPIQIVNCAAIPEMLLESELFGYEKGAFSGATQRKEGKFVAANGGILFLDEISEMPLPLQAKLLRVLQEREVTPLGSNTKISLDVRIISAANKNLEQMVMEGEFREDLFFRLNVIPILMPPLRDRKEDLPILMDYFIKKHAKDMNREEKMFSATARRILLDYHYPGNVRELGNIIEYAIALSNSKRMEETDLPQYVQEQKFILQPDGNDDDFTSFRIPIGISMKEIEEKVITATLQYCKNHRQKTAQILKISERSLRDKIKLISNGE
- a CDS encoding transporter substrate-binding domain-containing protein, giving the protein MIVFVQSLWSPAVFADQKTFIIAGESALPPFSYENEAGELTGINIDLMEEIANYNGVDFKYIPMRMEDAEKALSNGTIDAIVGSTYNTEKDNQLDFTQSYFTMSQSIIIPSNRKQDIHTLTDLRDSHVVLDHNTPVISTFLNMRNTNLTTVSNQYSGILTLLNNRADVFIGNKWTAAFYLKKFRQEKNYIILDEVIEPADYTIAVKKGNQSLLFMMDNTLTELKANRNINGIIDKWVMPQSNQKIARLEQFIFWLIISLTAVALILLIIYIWNQKLKKSVHNQTLKLHLLNKDLEKQRQNIANAEAFKDQILNNINNGIITFDLDFMITSCNAKASDILNISKEMILNFMNHSQLMKNFEALHQEQNENNRTGSFRILVLNEGNEQKMISYSMHKMFNSEDMQTGYLLSMSDETEKKTLEKKLVTQEKLHALGQLVAGVAHEIRNPLTSIKTFIDLLPSKYDNPQFRQVLMEHLPTEVNRLNAIVTDLIEYARPRPPNITNCHAHELISLLAFHKVTMEKNQINFEQTIEEDLIFYIDLQQIQQVLLNLVLNSIHAVEETKEKTINITIDKENEKTGRITISDTGKGMKQEELNHIFEPFFTNKEKGVGLGLTLSYRLIKENYGDIHVKSYPNSGTKFTILLPLYIE
- a CDS encoding YdeI/OmpD-associated family protein, yielding MTNSMNPKVDEFLSKATKWKEEYETLRNIVLDCELTEEFKWMHPCFTFEKKNIVLIHGFKEYCALLFHKGALLKDTHGILIQQTENVQGARQIRFTNLQEIVATESILKAYIHEAIEVEKAGLEVNFKKTEFIIPEELQNKFDEIPALKTAFEALTPGRQRAYILHFSQPKQSKTRESRVEKCMQNILNGKGLKD
- a CDS encoding metalloregulator ArsR/SmtB family transcription factor, with the protein product MNEQNQNQERDIYVAIADPTRRKLLRLLADVEELPLNELTVHFEMGRTAVSKHLAILKEARLVISRKVGRETRYRLNAAPLREIEDWVSFYRKFWSERMLLLNQILEEEQKMNLTVSQEFNFKSPIEKVWYSLTDANTLAKWVMANDIKPVLGHKFQFRNEQWNLVIDSEVLEVEEPYRLSYTWVGGGINTTVTWTLKHEDGTTYLHLEQSGFEKEDQAFNGAKYGWAKMGEDLNKLLEEM
- a CDS encoding OsmC family protein: MKTMITWTGEMAFSGTTPSGHEIKMDAAEEVGGKNSGARPTELLLHSLAGCTGIDIVMILKKMRFETKAFQIEIEGARSENHPKRFTDFHIHYFLEGDLPEDKVVRAIQLSKNTYCSVYHSLNADIKISYSINGVKGKKEL